From Sporosarcina sp. Te-1, the proteins below share one genomic window:
- a CDS encoding FtsX-like permease family protein gives MTIYDVVLKNLKFNIGRYAIYIASLVFSVLIYFTFVSLQYNEQISEAFGRDDKMEPLLAGGSVLVALFILVFIWYSNTFFIANRKQEIGLYSLVGGTKEDIGWMLFYENMSLSLLALGVGIGLGQLLSIFFSMILLKVMGFALIAKFSINLAAILQTVFVFGMIMLVTSVHGFFIMHRVKLVDLFQAKHKVQKIWKPSITITSLAIILIGFVYWNLLHAYDSVSWSDHFGRNFSLTLLTLIIGTYLLFHSGSGLMVHILQKRKKSYYRWKNLLTFTQMKSRLRSNGFLLTIISVLNGVTLVAFGFGYTLYFNTLRTLDDHVPYSYQFDVQSSDVENQITNILAGNKEHPVLFDETFEYLVVPGDAYGLDPIPAGYHYFDESFAVLPISTYNLLADRLGRSQLKSIGAEETVIIGRNFIGSQKEDLNAGSTLTLRNNQENLQFRVIGNKIEYIFSYSIQPPVLIVADEVFKHLEPGMNLVSTRVVKVKREQNSAQLTESLKAVYMKGKNYPDFADLHEGFYSYSESYQLGQSIYGILVFVFGFIGLVFLAATGSIIYFKVLTEAAEDRRRYEILRNIGLSRRKVKQVIAKQTSFLFLLPLIVGIVHSSVILSALSKVMDLNFLSPVFISVIVYASLYGIYYKMTVSTANKLVNP, from the coding sequence ATGACTATATATGATGTTGTTCTGAAAAACCTGAAATTCAATATTGGGAGGTATGCGATCTATATCGCTTCTCTTGTGTTCAGTGTTCTCATCTATTTCACGTTTGTTTCGTTGCAGTATAATGAACAAATTTCAGAGGCATTTGGGCGGGATGATAAGATGGAGCCCCTTCTAGCAGGGGGCTCCGTACTAGTAGCATTGTTTATTTTAGTTTTTATCTGGTATTCCAACACATTTTTTATTGCGAACCGGAAGCAGGAAATCGGGCTTTATTCGTTGGTTGGAGGAACGAAAGAGGATATTGGTTGGATGTTGTTTTATGAGAATATGTCTTTAAGTCTTCTAGCACTGGGTGTTGGGATTGGATTAGGGCAGCTTCTTTCGATATTTTTCAGCATGATATTGCTCAAGGTAATGGGTTTTGCCCTAATTGCTAAGTTTTCGATTAACTTAGCGGCCATTCTACAAACTGTCTTCGTATTTGGTATGATCATGCTGGTTACATCGGTACATGGATTTTTTATTATGCATCGTGTGAAATTAGTTGATTTGTTTCAAGCGAAACATAAAGTACAAAAAATATGGAAGCCCTCCATTACCATTACGTCACTTGCGATCATATTGATCGGCTTTGTATATTGGAATCTTTTACATGCATATGATTCAGTCAGTTGGAGTGATCATTTCGGCAGGAATTTCTCTTTAACTCTTTTAACTCTTATTATTGGAACCTATTTGCTATTCCATTCCGGCAGCGGTTTGATGGTACATATATTGCAAAAGAGAAAGAAGAGCTATTACCGATGGAAGAACTTGCTGACTTTTACACAAATGAAAAGCAGGCTTCGGAGTAATGGCTTCTTGCTGACGATCATCTCCGTATTGAATGGAGTGACGCTTGTTGCGTTCGGCTTTGGTTATACATTATATTTCAATACCTTGCGGACATTGGATGATCATGTCCCTTATAGTTATCAGTTTGATGTCCAATCGAGCGACGTGGAGAATCAAATTACAAACATACTAGCGGGAAATAAAGAGCATCCTGTCCTATTTGATGAAACATTCGAATACTTAGTCGTTCCTGGCGATGCGTACGGGCTGGATCCCATCCCGGCTGGCTATCATTATTTTGATGAGTCGTTTGCCGTTTTGCCGATTTCCACGTACAACCTGCTTGCGGATAGACTTGGACGCAGCCAGTTGAAATCAATTGGTGCAGAGGAGACCGTAATAATTGGTCGGAATTTTATCGGATCGCAAAAAGAAGATTTGAATGCCGGCAGCACTCTTACTTTGAGGAATAATCAGGAAAATCTGCAGTTCAGGGTAATCGGAAATAAAATTGAATATATATTTTCCTATAGTATCCAACCGCCTGTCCTCATTGTGGCAGACGAAGTGTTCAAGCACTTAGAGCCAGGAATGAATTTGGTTAGCACACGAGTCGTTAAAGTGAAGAGGGAGCAGAATTCAGCTCAATTGACGGAGTCTCTAAAAGCGGTCTACATGAAAGGCAAGAACTATCCGGATTTTGCTGATCTTCACGAAGGATTTTACAGTTACTCAGAAAGTTATCAATTGGGCCAATCGATTTATGGAATCCTTGTTTTTGTTTTCGGCTTCATAGGGCTCGTTTTTTTGGCGGCGACTGGGAGCATTATTTATTTTAAAGTATTAACGGAAGCTGCGGAAGATCGCCGACGCTATGAAATTTTACGTAATATCGGTTTAAGCAGGAGGAAAGTGAAACAAGTGATTGCGAAACAGACATCCTTTTTGTTTCTTTTACCACTTATTGTCGGAATAGTGCATAGCAGCGTCATCCTGAGTGCGTTGTCGAAAGTGATGGATTTGAATTTTTTATCTCCAGTGTTCATCAGTGTCATTGTGTATGCAAGTCTATACGGTATCTATTATAAAATGACAGTTTCGACTGCCAACAAGCTTGTGAACCCATGA
- a CDS encoding HAMP domain-containing sensor histidine kinase: MKTSFLEYIRFQKRLIALYLIIMSFITITLYVEPTMSIHFNNLIYIHIVTSCFLIAYLAFDYYIILKQYKSLTSRWSKGLFIREGVEDAKTYEQQLYLDFFQSIYDEHQQQLTTTRQDKKESLEFMTMWVHEIKTPIAISKLLLEQAEGDLDFLSLKEEINRIERSVEQALYFTRTDNFAQDYLITKTELDKLVRSLIKHHAKEFIQLKIKMVLQVKQAVVNTDPKWLSFALSEFISNALKYAGNEGTIEIRSENDGEETRLIIQDDGIGIPQHDISRIFQLGFTGTNGRISRKSTGMGLYIAKKIINKLGHGISVSSKEGEYTRITIHFPKGDDYYSTVI, encoded by the coding sequence ATGAAGACCTCATTCCTTGAATACATACGATTTCAAAAACGACTGATTGCGTTGTATCTCATCATCATGTCGTTCATTACCATTACGCTGTATGTCGAACCGACCATGTCTATCCATTTCAATAACCTAATTTATATCCATATCGTTACATCATGTTTTCTCATTGCCTACCTGGCTTTTGATTACTACATCATCCTTAAACAATACAAATCACTTACGTCCCGATGGAGTAAAGGCCTGTTCATCCGGGAGGGTGTCGAGGATGCGAAGACATATGAACAACAGTTATACCTGGACTTTTTTCAATCTATCTACGATGAACATCAGCAGCAGTTGACCACGACCCGTCAAGATAAAAAAGAATCATTGGAATTCATGACCATGTGGGTTCATGAAATAAAAACACCAATTGCTATTAGTAAATTACTTCTTGAGCAGGCTGAAGGTGATCTGGACTTCCTTAGTCTCAAAGAAGAGATTAATCGCATTGAACGGAGCGTTGAACAAGCTCTTTACTTCACAAGAACAGATAACTTTGCACAGGATTACCTGATTACAAAAACGGAGCTGGACAAGCTTGTCCGCTCCTTGATCAAACATCATGCAAAAGAATTTATTCAACTCAAAATCAAGATGGTCTTGCAAGTTAAACAGGCGGTAGTGAATACTGATCCCAAGTGGCTCTCATTTGCACTTTCCGAATTCATCTCTAATGCATTGAAATATGCAGGGAATGAAGGAACAATCGAAATACGTTCTGAGAATGATGGAGAGGAAACACGACTCATCATTCAAGATGATGGCATTGGGATTCCACAGCACGACATAAGCCGCATCTTCCAATTAGGCTTCACTGGAACAAACGGACGGATTAGTCGTAAATCAACTGGAATGGGATTATATATCGCCAAAAAGATTATCAACAAGCTCGGTCATGGTATCTCAGTTTCTTCAAAGGAGGGGGAATACACAAGAATTACAATTCACTTCCCCAAAGGTGACGATTACTATTCGACGGTTATCTAA
- a CDS encoding response regulator transcription factor, whose product MFTILIVEDEIKISNIVAKELKGWGYEVSVTEDFQKVEELFLQVQPHLVLLDINLPYMNGFYWCERIRRHSNVPIVFLSSRTETMDMMMALNMGGDDFIQKPFSMEMLITKIHALLRRTYTYHLAETDILTHRDMTLHVKKATLTCPAGEVELTKNEFRILCILLEQKNVIVLRDELIAALWEDENFIDDNTLTVNINRLRRKLSEHGLEDYIQTKKGQGYMLI is encoded by the coding sequence ATGTTTACCATACTCATCGTCGAAGATGAAATAAAAATAAGCAACATTGTCGCTAAGGAATTGAAGGGTTGGGGTTATGAAGTATCAGTAACAGAAGATTTTCAGAAGGTAGAGGAATTGTTCTTACAAGTCCAACCACATCTCGTCCTCCTTGATATTAATCTTCCTTATATGAATGGGTTCTATTGGTGCGAGCGAATTCGCCGCCACTCCAACGTCCCGATCGTATTTCTGTCATCCCGGACGGAGACGATGGATATGATGATGGCGCTCAATATGGGTGGAGACGATTTTATCCAAAAACCGTTCTCCATGGAGATGCTGATCACCAAAATCCATGCGCTCCTTCGGCGGACGTATACATATCACCTAGCGGAAACCGATATTCTGACCCATCGCGATATGACGCTCCATGTAAAGAAGGCGACACTAACCTGCCCAGCCGGAGAGGTCGAATTGACCAAAAACGAATTTCGGATTCTATGTATTTTGCTGGAGCAAAAAAACGTGATTGTCTTGCGGGATGAATTAATCGCCGCATTGTGGGAGGATGAAAATTTCATCGACGATAATACATTGACGGTCAACATTAATCGGTTGCGCCGGAAGCTGAGTGAACACGGCTTAGAGGACTACATCCAAACCAAAAAAGGGCAGGGATATATGCTCATATGA
- a CDS encoding nuclease-related domain-containing protein has protein sequence MLEGLEAAIQRLPAYHEALPAVVAKQAAVQAGFGGEQELDKVFETYKFPMKYSLFHDISLQSSTHFQVDTLFLTPWFAVLFEVKNISGELLVTQNPPQLIRTSGSGQVTSFKSPVAQLASNCELFKDWLHSRRMSLPVYGAVVLAYVKQRVELSDIDTPFLFPSTVPQFIRSLPKGKIPLLDSYEFEQLSADLCHSHQAYNPAPICKTYDISHHAIQRGVICPACGSIGMKWHFKGWCCKSCQETSRTAHHQAIRDWFLLFGGGMRNRDCREFLGVERQQTAHRLLASMPLRKEGRNRNRTYTLIWNEDSKHT, from the coding sequence GTGTTAGAAGGATTGGAGGCTGCCATTCAACGGCTGCCAGCTTATCACGAGGCGTTGCCTGCTGTAGTCGCGAAACAGGCGGCAGTGCAGGCCGGTTTCGGCGGTGAACAGGAATTGGACAAGGTGTTTGAAACTTACAAGTTCCCTATGAAATATAGTTTGTTTCATGATATTTCATTGCAATCCAGCACCCATTTCCAAGTGGACACGCTATTCCTAACCCCGTGGTTTGCGGTTCTATTTGAAGTGAAAAACATATCAGGCGAATTACTTGTCACACAAAATCCCCCTCAATTGATCCGCACTTCCGGAAGCGGCCAGGTGACTAGTTTCAAAAGCCCGGTTGCCCAACTTGCGAGCAACTGCGAACTATTTAAGGATTGGTTGCACAGCAGGCGTATGTCACTGCCTGTCTACGGCGCAGTAGTCCTCGCCTATGTAAAGCAACGAGTCGAACTATCGGACATCGATACCCCTTTTTTATTCCCAAGCACGGTCCCCCAATTTATTCGCTCTTTGCCGAAGGGCAAGATTCCGTTACTTGATTCCTATGAATTTGAACAACTTAGCGCGGATTTGTGCCACAGTCATCAGGCCTATAATCCAGCCCCGATCTGTAAAACCTATGACATCTCCCATCATGCCATCCAACGTGGGGTGATTTGCCCGGCATGCGGGTCGATTGGTATGAAGTGGCATTTCAAAGGGTGGTGTTGCAAGTCCTGTCAAGAAACCAGCCGAACTGCACATCACCAAGCGATCCGCGACTGGTTCCTCCTATTTGGCGGTGGCATGAGAAACCGTGATTGCCGCGAGTTTTTAGGAGTAGAGCGTCAACAGACTGCACACCGCTTGCTCGCAAGCATGCCGCTGCGCAAAGAGGGCAGAAATCGAAACAGGACATACACGCTCATATGGAATGAAGATAGTAAGCACACCTAA
- a CDS encoding response regulator transcription factor, producing MKIFIVEDDRAIFDSLQERLSQWSFEVVGPEDFHDVMGAFLREKPQLVILDIQLPAFDGFHWCREIRAVSKVPILFLSSRDHPLDMVMAMQMGADDYIQKPFHLDVLLAKVQAVLRRTYAYGEETTEVLEWNGAVLDLKRGMIRRDGVEVELTKNEFFILTVLVELKDRIVSRDDLIRKLWDDSHFVNDNTLTVNVTRLRQKLAELGLGDAIVTKKGLGYMAVTV from the coding sequence ATGAAGATCTTTATTGTGGAGGATGATCGGGCGATTTTTGATTCGCTTCAGGAGCGGCTGTCGCAGTGGTCGTTTGAAGTGGTGGGACCGGAGGATTTCCATGATGTGATGGGTGCGTTTCTTCGGGAGAAGCCGCAGCTTGTCATTTTGGATATTCAGCTTCCGGCGTTTGATGGGTTTCATTGGTGCCGTGAAATCCGGGCGGTGTCCAAAGTGCCGATTTTGTTTTTATCGTCCCGCGATCATCCGCTCGATATGGTGATGGCGATGCAGATGGGGGCGGATGATTATATCCAAAAGCCGTTCCATTTGGATGTGCTTCTTGCAAAAGTTCAGGCCGTTTTACGACGGACGTATGCATACGGGGAAGAGACCACTGAAGTGCTGGAATGGAACGGGGCGGTTCTTGATCTTAAGCGGGGGATGATCCGGCGGGATGGAGTTGAGGTCGAGCTGACAAAAAATGAATTTTTCATTTTGACCGTGCTGGTGGAACTGAAAGATCGCATTGTGTCACGTGATGACCTCATTCGGAAGCTTTGGGATGATTCCCATTTTGTGAACGACAATACGCTGACGGTCAATGTCACGAGGCTGCGTCAAAAACTGGCGGAACTTGGGTTGGGTGATGCGATTGTGACAAAGAAGGGCCTCGGTTATATGGCGGTAACAGTATGA
- a CDS encoding HAMP domain-containing sensor histidine kinase, with the protein MKTRAMFLQYVGDRKSWLLFFLAMLGVVDVLIWIDKALAMPINSLLYLNGLLVVGLALFFVWRFFAETAYLRSLQQVQQAMDGDWQEVLPEAIYMNDQMTNDILRQAAEGYSRNLAKMKAASLIEADYTAAWVHEVKAPLTAMKLTIDAHRSDPAVRKIESEWLRVHLMLEQQLYISRLPTMEADYVIEEVDASGLVVEEVRELASWCLEKNIGVDLIGEESLVKTDRKWCRFIIRQLMTNAVKYSPAGGEITVETSTDNDGHVVLTFTDEGQGIPAHEIPRIFDKGFTGGTGRLHNAATGLGLYLAKTVAEKMGIAITVDSQVGRGTVMQLRFPTDNEFDQVKSQWK; encoded by the coding sequence ATGAAAACGCGAGCGATGTTTCTTCAATATGTGGGGGATCGGAAAAGTTGGTTACTGTTTTTTCTAGCGATGCTCGGTGTTGTGGATGTGCTGATTTGGATTGACAAAGCTTTGGCAATGCCAATCAATTCGTTGTTGTATTTAAATGGATTACTCGTCGTAGGGCTGGCGCTGTTTTTCGTTTGGCGTTTTTTCGCGGAAACCGCCTATCTTCGTTCTTTGCAACAAGTGCAACAGGCAATGGATGGAGATTGGCAGGAAGTGTTGCCGGAAGCAATTTATATGAATGATCAAATGACAAATGATATTTTGCGACAGGCAGCAGAAGGCTATTCAAGGAACTTGGCGAAAATGAAGGCGGCGAGTTTAATTGAGGCGGATTATACGGCAGCATGGGTGCATGAAGTGAAAGCACCTCTCACGGCGATGAAGTTGACGATCGATGCCCATCGGAGTGACCCGGCCGTACGAAAAATTGAATCCGAATGGCTGCGAGTCCATCTCATGCTCGAACAGCAGCTGTACATTTCCCGCTTGCCGACGATGGAGGCGGATTATGTGATTGAGGAGGTTGACGCATCGGGCCTCGTTGTAGAGGAAGTGCGTGAACTGGCGTCATGGTGTTTGGAAAAAAACATCGGCGTTGATTTGATTGGTGAGGAATCCCTTGTGAAGACAGATCGGAAGTGGTGCCGCTTTATCATCCGTCAGCTGATGACAAATGCGGTGAAGTATAGTCCCGCCGGCGGAGAGATTACGGTTGAAACATCCACAGACAATGATGGACATGTTGTCCTCACTTTCACGGACGAAGGACAAGGCATACCAGCGCACGAAATTCCCCGTATTTTCGATAAGGGCTTCACCGGCGGAACCGGAAGGCTGCATAATGCGGCGACGGGACTTGGCCTGTATTTGGCGAAAACGGTAGCGGAGAAGATGGGGATTGCCATTACTGTTGATTCCCAAGTAGGCAGAGGGACAGTCATGCAGTTGCGATTCCCGACTGACAATGAGTTTGATCAAGTAAAATCCCAATGGAAATAA